In the Ictalurus furcatus strain D&B chromosome 13, Billie_1.0, whole genome shotgun sequence genome, TTATCTTCCTTGtgtcatcttagggagttttgtGTCGTCACTGTTGCTCGATCATccgggatctaaatctacatccaaatttctgtaaagccgtTTTATGACCATATCTACTGTTAAAGGTGCttcacaaataaaactaaattgaattgaagtagAAAGGTAATGACGGCTgtatttataaaacaaatacTGCACCATATGTCACTTTGTGGCCTTTGACACAAATCATCTGTGTTGTAACATATTGCAAACCTAGCATAATCTCTGTATATGAAGCAGTGCAATGACGGTATGATATTTTGTTCAGATTGTGCAGTCCTGATGTGCCTGCAGTCTGAGCTGTGACTCACCCACGAGAGCCTGTACTGAGGGCTGGTCATGTGTGCTAAGCAGCTGGGCTTGAATCGTCTCCACCACTCTCTTAAATCTGCGGCTTGGGCCTTTtccagcatgcacacacatacacgcacagatagataaatatatagttAGATAGATATCAAATCAGGGATAAGGATCAACTgaaatttaaatgttatatccggatttctgtaaagctgctttgtgacacttTCCGTTCTTAAAAGTGCGATataaatcaaactgaattgaattgcaaTCCTATTTGGAAATACAGTAGCTACTATGCAGCAGATAATATGTCATGAAAGGGCTTCTCACCTGATATGAGGGTGAAAGTGACACTGTAGATTCCATAAttcctctttccttctttctctctttcccgctccctctccctctctccctcagaGAAGGCAATGTCCACCTGAAACTTCACAGGCTTCTGGAATACAGACGGACCTCCAGAAGATTTATACTCTGCCCGGAAACTCGTCTGGGAGACCACGCTGTGGCTGAGGGATGGAATCTAATATAGCGAAATAAAGCGAGAGAGGAAACTGGTATGTTTAAGAGCAGTGTTAATTTACTGACCTTGATATTTGGAAGACAGTTCTAGTTGATCAAGTTACAAGTTACAGTTACAATGATCAAGTTTTTATGTGAAATTCAGAATGATCTGAGTCATAAAACATCTCCTGGTCTATGAATTTACTTGTTACAGTATAAAAAGCATTTCTGGTCCATAAAATAACTTTCAAGGTGCTCATATATACCCATCAGGAAATGTGAGTATGGAAAAGTATAATGCATATTACATGTGTACACTCACacggtagtaaaaaaaaaaaaaatcactatcaCTATCAGCTTGACCTTCAGTATTTCAGCAAAATCCTACATGTGAATCAGACTCACAGAGAGAAAGGCGTGTACAATATCCGCCTTGATTGAGCTGAGCGGTTTGTCTCTGATCACCACAAAGATCTGCTCCTCCTTCTCTAAGCTGATAAAGTTGCCAAACCAGGAGCGCTTCGCTAGCCTAGAGGCAAACAAATACACCCAATCAGTGATAGGCAACAGGTAACACATCATATGACCCTTGATGGACATCTAAACCATACTTCATTATCTGATACTTACTCAGGGCTGGACTCTGGTGTAAGGCTTGACATGTCCTCAGAAGTGGGAACTACAATAACAGAACGTGACAAACGTATGAATGCAACTCCTTATTTCATCAATGCATAGTAATTATGTCATTACACAATAAGAATGTTTGGGGCTGACACCCACCCTGCAGCTTGCGGCGGTGGAAGCGCGGCGAGCCGAGCAGGTTGTTCTTGAATGAATTGAATCTGGTCCTCCAGTGGGCGGAGCTGCTGGCTGCCATGCCAGCCCCGCTTCCTCCTGGGCTAGTGGGCGGAGTCAGCGAGAGTGAGCCAACACCTCCTCCTTCAGCacgggaggaagaggaggaggaagggggagggtgggggtgaTGGACGGGGGTGCCCAGAGGTGTGGGCAGGGGCGAACCCTGAGGGGTCACCTGGGACATCGGATAGGAGCATTTAGTGACGGATTTCAGCGCGGCTGATGGGGCATGGGAAAAGAGGAAGCGAGGGAGCGGTGAGAGGAGCGGAGAAGGGGAGGGTGAGCGTGAGGAAGAGGAGCGAAGTGGGAGGGATTTCATGGAGTGGAGACGAGGTCGCTCAGGAGGAGTTTTAGATGGCAGGGTCTGGGTTTTAGACTCGTGAGAGCTCGCAGTACGGGGTTTGGTGGCAGTGGCGACTTCAGATTGGCTGAATGTGAACACCGGGCTCTGATGACATGGGGTGGACAAATGCAGCAGGCAGTGTGGAAAAGGCAGCagaagatggagagaaggaaaggagTGGAAATGAGCGATGGGTGATATGACAGATGGACAGTCAGGCAGTGTGGAGAGTGTTTTGAAAAGATGTGTGTGGGCTTTCAGAGGATGTGAGCTGTCTTTTTATGCTGAAGTGAATTatggaataataaaaaagcatgaACTTCATGTTGAGCTTTCGCAGAAAAAGTGTCAAATATACGTCATTCTACAGTTCGCTTTTCTTTACAGATGCAACTCGTTTAAATGTGCAACCTGTAGACTTAAATACtccaacaaaagaaaacaaaaaataaagtgagATATCAAAATGTTTTGGCCAATATTCTCTTACCCTGGGACTGCTTAAAGGACTAGAGGAGAGACCAGTAGATGCTCCACTTACTGATCGTGATCTGGGAACCGATAAAACAGAGAAGTCAGATTCCAGACCCAAACTCCCACAGCACTTCAGAGTTTAACATTCTGCCTCATTTAACACACTGATTCAtttcactttcacatttaagaCGTAAACACACTCccgttggttttttttaaagcatttgtaATCAGAATGAACAACTACAAAATGTTGAACACATTTTAATATGTGACGGCACACTCATTCTTCTTTATATAATAATGTCATAAATTATGTTATAACACAGCACTGCTAAATTCtttcaatctgattggtcagaagctgctCGGACACTAGGACTGGCTATAATTCaaacacgttatcgtttctatagcaacaactcatTCCTTGGGACATAAATAGattgaaaagaatgaaaaaccaGCACTTTACAACAGTGAGTTAAAGCTAAAGCTGTATTTTTAAGCTTTCcgatacacaaaaaaaagtcttcaggacaaagcactttttgttttgtagtttgCGATAAAAggacaagctgcttttttttgtcttattaattattatttgagagagaagaaaagagaagctaGTGAAGGTATGAGTGTTTCTAACAATAGTGATATAACAGTAAATATAACTAGATGCAGATTCCTTCtctaataaatacaaaaattgtTAGTGTTGGCAAATAGTTGTGGTAGCGGCTATCACTTGATACCATCgttgattatattcctataacagcactgcccttggtgttttatttatacagtaaatacatgttgctatgttttgaaaaacaaaaccttgtCAAAGTCACAATGGGGACCTCAGTGGTAGAgttgcatgtgtatatgtgtgtgtgtgtacctctggCTGTGTGCAGAGGTGTCCAGCGCCCTGCGGGGGGGTGTAGGGGAGCCCTGCTCCGTCACACTCAGCACCTCCAGACTCTTCCTCTCTGGCCGGCAGCGACCGTGACGGGTCAGCATGGGCGAGTCCACACGCTTCCGTGGAGGATCTGCACTCATAAAATACACAGGGCATCGACAAAATCAACTCAAGTCAACTTGATATCCATTTACAGCGGAGCAAAATAATAAGCCTTCAGGATTGTGGAggagcatttttaaataatagagaAAGGAGCTCCACATGGAGGGCAGTATAAGGGCACGGTAAAATAACTACACAGGACACCTTATACACTCACTACTAGGAACAATAGGAAAGGAAACGGGAAAAACCACATGATGTAAGGGTGCAAAACTGACCAGTACATCTGTTTAAACCATGAAGTAGCAGCATATAAAGTATCCGATATCATAAACATAATTTAGCATTACAGTCCTTTGTGGTAAGTGGTTGCAGGATCCATACACTGTTTGTTagaatgctggtgtgtgtcaTCATGGTTGAGATGAGAGAGATTTGGAGATGGGATCCAACACTACACTTGAGGTGTGATAATACACTggtaaataaagacaaaagaaaacattctgggaaggctttccactagatttcagaGTGTAGCTGTcaggatttgtccattcagccacaagagcattagtgaggtcactgatgttgggtgaggaagGCTGtggtgcagtcagcgttccagttcatcccaaaggtgttcagtgggatgaggtcaggactctgttcaggccactcgagttcttccactccaaccttgtcaaatcatgtcttcaagcagcttgctttgtgcacaggggcattgtcatggtGGAACATGTTTAGTCCTCTTGAcaccagtgaagggaaattgtcatgctacagcatacaaagacatttgagATAATAGAGTgttttcaactttgtggcaacagtttcgGGGGAaaccacatataggtgtgatgatcgtgtgtccacatacttttggccatatagtgtatgctatagtaaaatggagaaaaaaatcaaatgtagtAAAATGAAGCTGgcaaagataaaaatattattccCAAAAGAAGCAGGTATCTTGAAATTTGCTATAATGAAAAGTCTCAGAGTATCTTACTTTATGAACAGTAATCATATCATGCtaaagtcattcattcatcttcagtaacggCTTAATTCTGGTCCAGGAtgcggtggatccagagccaacCCCAGAAACACTGTGAGTGAGaaggaaatacaccctggatggcacACTAGTCCATTGTAgaccaccatgcacacactccacacagacagtaacccaaactcaggatcaaaccgggtATCCTAGCGCTGTGCAGGCTGCAGTAATCACTGTAAATAGTCTCCTAGCAGACTTCATACCCCGAGGTACATGTCATGTAATTTGAAGTTTAAGTAAAGGTGAAGTTATCATGCGGTGGATTTTTCATACCATTCCACCACGAAGCCATACTGTACTGACCTACATCATGTCTGGGTGGCAGGTCTTCATCCTCGTAGCTGGGATAGCGCTCCTTACGGTCCAGTAAGAGGTAATAGATCATCTTCTCTTGGTTGTCCCTGAGATAGACATGAGTgaaagagcgtgagagagagagagagagagagagagagagagatacactaATTTTCCTGTCATGCATTATTATGGTTATGACTGATGTGTGTCAGTGTCATGCCACTAAATAATAaagattttataaaaatgtattaacttAAATTTATTAAGTTATACTGTGCCTTTATGAAACCCTAGGTTGTTTTCGAAGGTTGCTGTAGAAGGCCAGCTTTGCTTTAAGGGATTGGCTACAGGGTTCATTTgcatataaaatatttgtataatggTCAGGCCGCTCACACCACACTATGACAGATTTAGGGACAGCCTCCTGTGATATATCAGTATCACAAGGACCAATAACAATTCCCGAATGATACACCGTACAGCCCCGGATTCACCTCAACATGTTGATGACTGTCTCTGGTGTCAGATCAGAGACAAATAAATAGGGTAGAGAAGAATGAAAGCTTTACAGCTGTTAGTTTATACTTATATTCTAGTTTACTGCATATGTAAGGATGACAGAAAGGCCAATAAGGTGCATTAGGTACTAATTCAGTGATGATTGTTGTGACTGGGTTGCAAGGATTTTAAATGGTGATCACTCTTCACACTGCAGGTCTTGGGTCAGTTTGACTCGATCTCGGAAGCAGCCCAGAGAGTGCATGCTCTCCAACACATCTGGATCCAGCTCAGTCAGAGAGAGAAtcctcctcacacacacgcgcctCGGCGGCGGCTGCTCGGGACATGGCTCGTTACGGCCtgacctaacacacacacacatcaaaattTCATATACAAACATGTCAGAATCTACCGATCCATATACGAATCCACAGAGCAGGACAGACTACCCATTTGTTTCACATAATTCCAAATGGACAAACTGTAGCCTATTAGTTAAATGCACTGTATCCCT is a window encoding:
- the brsk1a gene encoding serine/threonine-protein kinase BRSK1, whose translation is MSLKPLSAMSKDPICSQTAQYVGPYRLEKTLGKGQTGLVKLGVHCITGQKVAIKIVNREKLSESVLMKVEREIAILKLIEHPHVLKLHDVYENNKYLYLVLEHVSGGELFDYLVKKGRLTPKEARKFFRQIISALDFCHNHSICHRDLKPENLLLDEKNNIRIADFGMASLQVGDSLLETSCGSPHYACPEVIRGEKYDGRRADVWSCGVILFALLVGALPFDHDNLRQLLEKVKSGVFHMPHFIPPDCQSLLRGMIEVDSEKRLTLEQIQKHAWYLSGRNEPCPEQPPPRRVCVRRILSLTELDPDVLESMHSLGCFRDRVKLTQDLQCEEDNQEKMIYYLLLDRKERYPSYEDEDLPPRHDVDPPRKRVDSPMLTRHGRCRPERKSLEVLSVTEQGSPTPPRRALDTSAHSQRSRSVSGASTGLSSSPLSSPRSPVFTFSQSEVATATKPRTASSHESKTQTLPSKTPPERPRLHSMKSLPLRSSSSRSPSPSPLLSPLPRFLFSHAPSAALKSVTKCSYPMSQVTPQGSPLPTPLGTPVHHPHPPPSSSSSSRAEGGGVGSLSLTPPTSPGGSGAGMAASSSAHWRTRFNSFKNNLLGSPRFHRRKLQVPTSEDMSSLTPESSPELAKRSWFGNFISLEKEEQIFVVIRDKPLSSIKADIVHAFLSIPSLSHSVVSQTSFRAEYKSSGGPSVFQKPVKFQVDIAFSEGEREREREREKEGKRNYGIYSVTFTLISGPSRRFKRVVETIQAQLLSTHDQPSVQALVDEKNGRPHGTPTRQNSRRSEGGADRCEWVERGEGGALLQRRGSAKERTRLLSSNGTQSQP